The genome window AGCAATACGCCGGTCACCGGGCGTTGAGCGATGTAAGCCTTGAAGTTAAAAGCGGGCAGATCTTTGGCCTGCTGGGGCCCAACGGCGCCGGCAAAACTTCCCTTATCCGCATCATTAATCAGATTACTGCTCCGGACAGCGGCGAAGTTTACTTTAACGACCAAAAGCTGAACCAATCGCACATAGACCGGATCGGTTATCTCCCCGAAGAACGTGGGCTGTATAAAAAAATGGAAATAGGCGAGCAGATGATCTACCTGGCCCGGTTAAAAGGACTAAGCCGCGATGAAGCTGTGCGAAGGCTAAAAATCTGGTTCGATAAACTGGGAATGGAAACCTGGTGGAAAAAGAAAATTGAAGAGCTTTCAAAAGGAATGCAGCAAAAGGCGCAGTTCGTTGCAACCGTATTGCACGAGCCGGACCTGATCATACTGGATGAACCCTTCAGTGGTTTTGACCCGGTAAATGCCGAAATAATTAAAGATGAAATCCTTGAGCTCAACCGCAAGGGCGCCACTATTTTATTTTCAACCCACCGCATGGAATCAGTAGAGGAACTTTGCGACTCTATAGCGCTGATTCATCAATCGCACAAAATTCTTGACGGCACGGTAAAAAGTATCCGCAATTCGTATCGCAGCGCCACTTACATGGTTGAATATAACGGGCCTCAATTAACATTTAACGGAACACAACCATTTGAAGTAATTGAAGAGCACTCAGGCGGTGAAGACGAGCAAACCATCAAAATAAAACTAAATGGCAATAATAACTCCAACGATGTGCTGCAATACCTCATACCAAAAACACGAATCAATATGTTGCAGGAGGTAATTCCAAGTATGAACGAAATTTTTATAGAACAAGTAAATTTAATCCGTTAAGCCATGAACAAAGTTTTACTGATAATACAGCGTGAATACCTTACCCGGGTGCGAAAGAAATCGTTCATCATCATGATCTTCGTGGTGCCGCTTTTGATTTTGGGTATGGGGGCCGTTATTGGACTGGTGGCTAAAAACAGCACAGAACTAAATGAACAGCAGGTTGTTAAAGTTATTGATGAAAGCGGGGTTTTTGCCGGCAAATTTAAGGACCAGAAAAACTTAAAATTTGAGACTACCAAACAATCGATAACAGCGTTAAAGGCCGAGCTGAAAAAAGATGAAAACCTTTCAGCATTACAAATCCCTGCCAACTATACCAAAAAGGATGCAATCAATATCCTTTCAAAAAAGAAACCTGGCATTACGCTTACTGAAAAAATAGAAACCCAGATGAATGACATTGCCTTGAACAATGGCATGATCAAAAATCATATTGATACAGCACTGTTGCATTCTATAAAAAGCAACCTGTCGCTTAATACGGTAGAAATAACCGAAACCGGCGACAATAAAACAAACTTAGGCGCCAATATTGGTGTAGGGATAGCCTGTGCCATCCTTATCTATTTAGCGCTGTTTATTTATGGTGCCCAAGTTATGCGCGGCGTTATTGAAGAGAAAACCAGCAGGATAATAGAAGTTATCATATCGTCGGTAAAACCATTTCAATTAATGCTGGGCAAAATTATCGGGGTTGGGCTGGTGGGACTTACGCAGTTTAGCGCATGGATCATCCTTTCAGTTATCTCAACCAAAATTTTAGGGCATTCATTATCCTCCTCGCCAAACGGTATAATGGGCGCCCTGGCCGTTTTGCAAACCATCCCTTTTGGAAAAGTCCTGGCATGTTTTATATTTTATTTTCTTGCAGGGTACCTGCTTTACAGCGCACTTTTTGCGGCAGTAGGTTCAGCCGTTGACAGCGAGACAGAAACCCAGCAGTTTATGTTTCCCATCACCCTGCCTTTGTTGTTCACTTATATGTTGTCTGTAACTATTTTATTCAGGGCGCCTGATAGCCCGCTGGCAGTATGGTTATCTATTATTCCGTTCACTTCGCCGGTGGCTATGATGCTGCGGCTTCCATTCGGCGTACCGCCATGGCAGCTCGCCCTTTCAATGTCCCTTTTGGTGATCGGTTTTTTATTTACCACTTATGTTGCGGCAAGAATTTACCGGGTTGGTATTTTAATGTACGGCAAAAAAGCGAGTTATAAAGAGCTGGTTAAATGGTTCTTTTATAAAGAGTAGTGCTACCTTCCCAATCGGGCGTTCGATTTCGAAAGAAAAGTTTTGAAAACAGAAAGATTATAAAATCCCTTAAATGCTAAACAATTTAAGGGATTATTTATTTTAGATGCATGAACAAACGCATAGCCATTATGGATTTGGGCACCAACACGTTTCACTTGCTGATAGTTGAAGGAAATGTTTCTGCATACACAGAAATTGTACATGAGCAGGATCCTGTAAAACTTGGTGAAGGCGGCATCAATAAAGGCTTTATCCAGCCTGTGGCATTTGAGCGTGGCCTTAAAAGCATGCAGCGGTACCATCAGCTTATTTTCGATAACAATGTAACGCAGGTTAGGGCTATTGCTACATCAGCCCTGCGCAATGCGGCAAACGGACAGGATTTTATTAACCAGGTAAAAGCTCAAACGGGCATAGCTATTGAAATTATTGACGGCGATGCCGAAGCAGCTTATATTTATAAAGGTGTTAAAGCATCCGGGAGCTTATCTGCTCATAACAGCCTGGTGGTAGATATAGGCGGCGGAAGTGTAGAATTTATTATTTGCGATAATGAGCAGGTAAAATGGAAACAAAGCTTTGAGATAGGTGCGGCCCGGCTAATGGATAACTTCCACAGGACAGATCCCATCTCTCCCGAATCAATTACTGCGCTTAACCTTTATTTAAAGCATAGTTTAAAAGATCTTTTTACAGTTGCTGCTGCTCATCGAATTGAAAACATAATAGGTTCATCAGGGGTATTTGAAAGCTACGCCGGACTTATTGAAATTGGCAAAGGGCATTCATTCGACCTAAAAAAAACAAAACACTATGATTTTGAGAAGGATGAACTTTTAGCAGTAATTGAAAGCCTCATTCTTTCATCGCACCAGCAGCGCTTAAGCAATAAAGCCATTATCCCTGTTAGGGTTGATATGATTGTAACCGCATCCATACTAACCCGGTTCATTATAAATAAATTGGGGATTGATAAGGTTGTTATGTCAACAAGTTCATTAAAGGAAGGGGTGTTGGCGGAGATGATGGACTGAAGAATACAAATTTCAGATCAAATAATATTTCCGCGGCATCATTTGTATATTGCAGTTCAATAACTGACCCATCTCATGAAATTAAAATTTATCGGCACCGCCGTTCTTTTACTTTTAGTAATTTCCACTCAGGCACAAAGAAGACGCCGGGCAAATAATACTAACGATACCATCACCTCAAACTATCAGCCTGCCGAACTTTTTTCACCTCTTTTCTATAGCGAAAAAGGTAACGAATTTCACGCTGCCGATGGCGAACCGGGACTTAAATACTGGCAAAATCATGTTAATTATACCATTGATGCACTGATTGACACCACCGCCAAAACCTTAACCGCCACCGAAAACATCAGTTACATCAATAACAGCCCTGATGCTTTGCAGTTTTTGTGGCTGCAAATGGACCAGAATACCTATAAAAAAACGGCACGCTCCAATTTTGTAACCGGGTTTACACCCGGCCCTAACCAGCATACAGATGGATACCAGGTAGAATCGATCACCATCACCAACGGAACTATAAGCACAAAGGCAGATTTTGTTGTTAACGATACCCGGATGCAGATCCGCCTCCCCAAGGCACTTGCACCAAAAGGCGGCATAATCAATTTCACCATAAAATATAAATACGTTATTCCCGGTAATTTCGGCAACCGGACAGATTATGTTGACACCAAAAACGGCAAGATCTACGAAATAGCACAATGGTTTCCGCGCATGTGTGTTTATGATGACACCCGCGGCTGGGACACCCTCCCATTTTTGGGCAGCGGTGAATTCTATCTCGAATATGGTGATATTGATTATAAAGTTACGGTGCCTGCAGATATGATAGTTGCCGGATCAGGCGAATTAATGAACCCAACGGAAGTCCTTACCCAGCAGCAGGTAAGCAGGCTGACGGCTGCCCGCAATAGCGATAAAACAATTATGATAAGGGATGTGAACGAGGTAACTAACCCGGCATCACGGCCTAAAGGCAAAGCCAACCTTACCTGGCACTTCAAAATGCTGAACACCCGTGACGTGGCCTTTGGCGCATCAAAAGCTTATGTGTGGGATGCAGCACGTGTTAATTTACCTGGCGGTAAAAAGTCATTTGCTATGTCTGTTTACCCTGTTGAAAGCGCGGGTAACGAAGCATGGGGCCGGGCAACTGAATATCTTAAAAAATCTATAGAGTATTTCTCCGAAAAATGGTTTGTTTACCCCTACCCCTGCGCGGTTAATGAAGCCGGAATAGCCGGTGGTATGGAATACCCCGGAATTGTTTTCGACGGAATTACTGATAAAGGCAAAGAACTGTATTGGGTAACCGCACATGAGATAGGCCACAACTGGTTCCCAATGATTGTAGGTAGTGATGAGCGTCGCTTTGGCTGGATGGATGAAGGCTTTAACACCTTCATTGATATCTATGCTTCGGATGAGTTTAATCATGGCGAGTACGCACCTAAACGCGATGGCGAATATGCACCTGGCGGCGGCAACCCGGCTGATGAGATCATCCCGATAATTCAGGATCCAAATGCGCCTTCTATTATGACTGCAGCAGATGCCATTTCCGAAAAATACCGTCATCCGCTTACCTATTTCAAACCTGCATTCGGACTGGTACTGCTCCGGGAGCAAATCCTGGGCAAAAACAGGTTCGACTATGCTTTTAAAAATTATATCAGTAAATGGGCCTTCAAACACCCGCAGCCTGACGATTTCTTCAGATCGATGGAAAACGGCGCGGGTGAAGATCTGTCCTGGTTTTGGAAAAGCTGGTTCTATAATAACTGGCCGCTTGATATAGCCCTGATAGATGCAAAATACGCAGATAAAGACCATACAAAAGGCATTAGTATAACAGTTGCCAATAAGGAACAAATGGCAATGCCTTTCACCGTGGAAGTTAAACTAAAAGATGGCACCAAACAACGCACCTATTTCCCGGTGGAAACCTGGCTGCAAAACCGGGTTATAACTTTCACTATCCCAACCACTACAGCAGTTGAAAGTGTTACGGTTGATCCTGACAACGCCTTACCGGACGTTAACAGGAAGAATAATGCGTTAAATATAAAATAGATTATTTGTAGGGGCGCGATGGACCGCGCCTCTACAATTTTACCAGTTCTCTGTATAATTTTTCGGTGGGCAACCCAACCACATTGGTATAAGAACCATTAATGCGCTCAATACCGATCAAACCAATTCGTTCCTGGATGCCGTATGAGCCGGCTTTATCAAAAGGCTGGCATTTGGTTACGTAGCTAATGATCTCCTCTTCGGTGAGCTTACCAAAATAAACTTCCGAAACATCATAAAAGCTGTGATAGGTATGCTTGTGCAGCAAGCATACCCCGGTTATTACCCTATGCATCCGTCCTGAAAGTAATTTCAGCATTTCAACGGCGTGATCTGTATCTTCGGGTTTGCCAAGGATCATGTCATCAATACAAACGATGGTGTCGGCCGTAAGCACTATTTCATCACCCACAGTTTCGTCAAATGCTTTAGCTTTTTTTGTGGCGATGTAAACCGCCACTTCTTCGGGTGTTAAACCGGGGGGAAATGACTCGTCAACCTCTTTCAAAACAATACGAAATTCAACACCCATCAGGCTTAAGAGTTCCTGCCGGCGCGGAGATTTGGATGCGAGTATTATTGGGGGAAAGTTCATTATTTGGGTCGATAGTCCATCGACCATGGTAATTATTGGTTTATTTGCTTATTTAGTTTGGCTATGGTCTATGGACAATCAACTATTTGTACTTATTCTTTTACCAGCTATACGCCTCTTCCGTCATCCATTTATCCTGGATCTTCAGCACTTTTTCAATAACATCGCGGGCACAGCCCTTGCCGCCAGCAAAAGGAGAAACATATCTGCTCACCGCTTTAATTTCTTCAACAGCATCGGCCGGGCAAACCGGAAGACCAACATATTTCATGACTTCCAGGTCGGGAATATCATCGCCCATATACAACACATTCTCGGGACTGATGCTTTTTTCCTCCAGGTAGATCTTAAGCTTCTCCACTTTGGTGTGAATACCCATATACACATCCCGAATGCCTAAACTATTTAAACGATGCAGCGCACTTTTTGAGCGGCTGCCGGACACCGAACAAACGTTGTAGCCGCATTTAACAGCAAGCTGTAATGCATAGCCGTCTTTAATATTAAAAGCGCGACTCTGCAGTCCGTCATCTGTTACAAAAACAGAGCCGTCGGTCAATACGCCGTCAACATCAAAAACTAACGTAGTTATTTCCTTAAGCTTGGATAAAAATGATTCCACTAATTAATTTTTTTTGATTGAATCGATTATCATTAATTTCACCGATTGAGCATAGCTTCACTAATTAACAGAAATTTAACTGCCCTTATTGGTTATCCCGCCACTCATAAACCCAAGCCGACTGGATTTGTTCCAGGTGGCCTTCATTTGATTCCTCACGTGTGCCTGCAAAATTAGGAAGCGAAAGCACCCACTCCAAAAGATCGGTAAAACGAATCCGGTATATTTTTGATTCGCCAAAATCATCACCAAACTTTTCATAAAGCTCTATAGCAATGTCTTCATGATCGTTCCAGTGGATGGGGAGGCTGAATTTTTCGTCTGTCATTTCTTGAATATTAAAACTAATTCGATTTAAAACGGTAAAACCAATATCGGCTAAACCGGTATTAGTGACCCAGGAACTGGTTCTGATCAGGCAGGGTTATTTCAATATCGCCGTCGATTACAACGCACTGGCAACCCAACCGCGAATTAATCCGCGGATTTACTGCCCGGTCAATAAAATCCTCTTCCTTGTCAGAGATCTCCTGAATATTATCCATTCCCTTATTTACGTAAACGTGGCAGGTGCTGCATCCGCATACGCCGCCGCAATTATGCTGCAGTTCAATGCCATTTTCCAGGCAAACGTCTAATACAGATTCACCTTCGGCAATGGGCAATTCAACACCTTCCAAACCCTTTTCCTCAAAGCTTATCTTAACTTTAAAAATGTTCATTTCAGCAAAAGTAACAAAATTACCCGTGTTGGGTACCGGCATTGTTGTTTTTGATAATCTGCTGACTTAACAGACTGTATATTGCAAACAGATCAGGTTCATTAGCAAGCATTTGCAGATGTGAGGCCATGGTAATTTCATCGTTACGAACTGCGGGCCCTGTTTGCACTTCAGCCGGGAGGTGCATCTGCACTTTTTGCGCTGTTTCTAAAATCAGGGGGCGCAGCATCTCAAAATCCATCCCCTGCTCCGCAAGCAGTTGTTGTGCAGCACCATAAAGGTAATTAGGAAAATTGCACGCAAACACAGCTGATAGGTGCAGCACTTTACGCTGAGAAGAATTTACCCGGTAAACATTATTGCTTACGGTTTGTGCAAGTTCAACCAGTTGTTTGGTAATAGGTTCGCCAGCGCCCTCAATACAAAGGGGCACGGTTAAAAAATCTACCTCTTTAGTTTTACTGAACGTTTGCAACGGGTAAAAAACACCGGCATTTGCTGTTAACGCTTCTAACACTACCATATCTGTAGCGCCGGAGGTATGCACAATTAATTTTTCATGTTTAATTAATGCAGCTGCGACAGCTTTTATTGCATCATCTTTTACCGCTATTATAAACATATCAGCTTCGTTGCTTATCTGCTCCAGGCTGTCAATTGCTTCTGCTCCCACGTGATAAGCCAGCAATGCAGCGTTATGCATGTCCCGGCTATAGACCTGAACAATGTAATGACCGGCATTTTTAAACGCCGCTGCAAGATGAGTGGCCACATTTCCTGACCCTATTATTGTAATGCGCATGGTATTGTTATTAAGCATGATATTAAAACAAATATTTCCGCTAATTTTAATTGGTAAATTATTTATTCTTATCTCATTTATTCAGGGCATGAAATTACTTAAACTGATCTTTACTACAATTTTATTTTTACTGGTTGTTACCGCTATATACGCTGTAATTATGTACAAGCGGGGAGATATGGAAAAAAAGGAATTGACAGATACTGACAGGAAAGGCACTGGCGGCAGCTATATAAAACTAAAGCAGGGTGTTACACATTACCAAATTGATGGCCCCGATACCGGCAAGGCAGTTATACTGGTGCATGGGTTCAGTGTGCCTTACTTTATCTGGGACGGTACTTACGAGTACCTGGTAAAGCAGGGTTTCAGGGTTTTGCGATACGATCAGTATGGCCGGGGATATTCAGACCGGCCGGATGTAGTGTATGGTAAGGACCTGTACCTGGATCAGTTGTTTGAACTGATCAGGCAATTGCATTTAAAAGGCCCTGTTAATTTAGCCGGAGTTTCACACGGAGGAAAGGTTGTCACCAGTTTTACCTGTAAATACCCCGAAATGGTTAATAAGGTAATACTGATTGATCCCGCTTATCCATCTGTCCCGCCCTCAGTTCCCAAACTATACACCGATTACCAGGAAGCTACCCATGGTGATGACCGCGCTAACGGCCAGCTGGCCGATTTCAAATACCCCGGTCGTCACCCCGACTGGGTGAATAAATATAAACCGCAGATGCAATTTAAAGGATTTAGGAACGCGCTGGTTTCTACGATGTACAACTACGATTACAATGGAAGGGCGGCTAATACCTGCCTTGCCAGCGCACACAAACCCGTCTTGCTGATATGGGGAAAAGAGGACCATACCGTTCCGTTCAACTATAGCGATTCCATCCGGAGTGTATTGAATGTAGATTTCTTCCCCGTAGCTGATGCGGGGCATTTGCCATATCTTGAACAACCCGCTAAAGTGAATGCGAAAATTGTTGAATTTTTGAAGAAGGAATAAAAACCAGATCTTTTAAAGTAATTTTTTGTTGAGTAAAATACGGGACTTTGGAATCGGAGTAGCTATGCAACCTTTTATTTTATTTTCTCCTCTTTTTCAGCCCACGTTATTTCAGAAGGTAACTCCTGCCTGCTAAATTCAATATGAATTATTCTTCGCTGTTTATCGGATATAGTTCTATTAGACGCGTGGAATAATAAAGGGCGCATTACCATTACTCCTCCGGCATTTACATTGCAAGTGGTTTCGGTTCCGTTTTTCCAATCGAGCCCATCCAACCGGCAAATACCTTTAAGATGAGAAGCGGGAATAACTTTTAATGCGCCATTGTTCTCATCGGTGTCGTCTAAATGAATCCTGATAGTAAAATTATCCTGAAGTATACTGAGAGGGGGTTGTACTGCAAATTGATCTATCTTCACCGTCCAGGAATCAAATCCAGGAAGTTCGGCTTTGGTATCTACAGATATGGTGAGATCCTGGTGCCAGCCTACAAACCAGTTTGATTGCTCAGGCTTATCAAAATATATAGATTTTACAATAAAGTACTGATTGCCGAATACTTCTAATATTAGCGATTGTAAGTTGCCGTTAAGTATTAATTTCTTAATTCTGGGAATTTCTTTTAAAAATCTACGGATGGCGAACAGACCCTTAGTTTTTCTGAAAGTTAAGTTGGATTGATCAGCTTGGTTTACAAGATTGATGATTTCAGTTATTTCATCAGAACTATAGAGATTCTCAATAACGGCAAACCCACGCAAAGCAATATCTTCACGGTGATCGAATAGATCTTTCATTTAACCAATATTAAACAGCCTTATATTCCTTACTCCTTCTTGAAATTGACATTAAGAACCCGATGATCATAATTACTGTTCCTGACCACAAGAAGTTGATATAAGGGAAATCAAGTGCACGCATGACGATGTAAGGCTTTTTATTAACCGGTTGCTGGTAAACAATAATCTCAACTTTGTTTTTATCAGGAATGATCTTTGACAGGCGCAGTTTTAAACCGGCATCTTCAACCTTCCTTGAAAAGTCAAGTACACTTTTGTTTTTAATCATGTAAACCGGCTCGGCCTGGTAAGTTTTGTTGTGCGTTACCACTTCGAGTTTGGCACCTATAGCTATATCATTACCGGTAAGCGGAATATTTTGTACCTGCGCCTCTTTGTTTAATGATTTAAGGATAATATATCCATCCCTGTACGGAATGGTATCGCCCACTGCCACTTCATGCGGAACGGGCTCTTCGTAATTTTTATCATCATTTTCCTCTCCATGTGCAGCGCCTCCGTCAGCATTGGCTGAATTAGCTACCGGTTGAGGAACAGCGGTAATATGCGTATAAAGATCATGAAACAAATAATGCTTGGTATCGGGCGACGATACTAAACCCATTTGAGGATTGATCTGTGCATTCGGCTTTAGTATAAACTCTTCCGCTATTTTTCCGTTCTTATCATACCTTTTATAATCCACCTTATAATAGAAGTTGGGAGCAGATACAGAATCGCCAATGTAAGTAGCGGTGTAGGGACCCATCTTAACCGGCTCATTTTTGTACATCATTATATTTTCATGTACATCGCCGCCTA of Mucilaginibacter xinganensis contains these proteins:
- a CDS encoding ABC transporter ATP-binding protein, producing MLSIRNIVKQYAGHRALSDVSLEVKSGQIFGLLGPNGAGKTSLIRIINQITAPDSGEVYFNDQKLNQSHIDRIGYLPEERGLYKKMEIGEQMIYLARLKGLSRDEAVRRLKIWFDKLGMETWWKKKIEELSKGMQQKAQFVATVLHEPDLIILDEPFSGFDPVNAEIIKDEILELNRKGATILFSTHRMESVEELCDSIALIHQSHKILDGTVKSIRNSYRSATYMVEYNGPQLTFNGTQPFEVIEEHSGGEDEQTIKIKLNGNNNSNDVLQYLIPKTRINMLQEVIPSMNEIFIEQVNLIR
- a CDS encoding ABC transporter permease, encoding MNKVLLIIQREYLTRVRKKSFIIMIFVVPLLILGMGAVIGLVAKNSTELNEQQVVKVIDESGVFAGKFKDQKNLKFETTKQSITALKAELKKDENLSALQIPANYTKKDAINILSKKKPGITLTEKIETQMNDIALNNGMIKNHIDTALLHSIKSNLSLNTVEITETGDNKTNLGANIGVGIACAILIYLALFIYGAQVMRGVIEEKTSRIIEVIISSVKPFQLMLGKIIGVGLVGLTQFSAWIILSVISTKILGHSLSSSPNGIMGALAVLQTIPFGKVLACFIFYFLAGYLLYSALFAAVGSAVDSETETQQFMFPITLPLLFTYMLSVTILFRAPDSPLAVWLSIIPFTSPVAMMLRLPFGVPPWQLALSMSLLVIGFLFTTYVAARIYRVGILMYGKKASYKELVKWFFYKE
- a CDS encoding Ppx/GppA phosphatase family protein, with the protein product MNKRIAIMDLGTNTFHLLIVEGNVSAYTEIVHEQDPVKLGEGGINKGFIQPVAFERGLKSMQRYHQLIFDNNVTQVRAIATSALRNAANGQDFINQVKAQTGIAIEIIDGDAEAAYIYKGVKASGSLSAHNSLVVDIGGGSVEFIICDNEQVKWKQSFEIGAARLMDNFHRTDPISPESITALNLYLKHSLKDLFTVAAAHRIENIIGSSGVFESYAGLIEIGKGHSFDLKKTKHYDFEKDELLAVIESLILSSHQQRLSNKAIIPVRVDMIVTASILTRFIINKLGIDKVVMSTSSLKEGVLAEMMD
- a CDS encoding M1 family metallopeptidase produces the protein MKLKFIGTAVLLLLVISTQAQRRRRANNTNDTITSNYQPAELFSPLFYSEKGNEFHAADGEPGLKYWQNHVNYTIDALIDTTAKTLTATENISYINNSPDALQFLWLQMDQNTYKKTARSNFVTGFTPGPNQHTDGYQVESITITNGTISTKADFVVNDTRMQIRLPKALAPKGGIINFTIKYKYVIPGNFGNRTDYVDTKNGKIYEIAQWFPRMCVYDDTRGWDTLPFLGSGEFYLEYGDIDYKVTVPADMIVAGSGELMNPTEVLTQQQVSRLTAARNSDKTIMIRDVNEVTNPASRPKGKANLTWHFKMLNTRDVAFGASKAYVWDAARVNLPGGKKSFAMSVYPVESAGNEAWGRATEYLKKSIEYFSEKWFVYPYPCAVNEAGIAGGMEYPGIVFDGITDKGKELYWVTAHEIGHNWFPMIVGSDERRFGWMDEGFNTFIDIYASDEFNHGEYAPKRDGEYAPGGGNPADEIIPIIQDPNAPSIMTAADAISEKYRHPLTYFKPAFGLVLLREQILGKNRFDYAFKNYISKWAFKHPQPDDFFRSMENGAGEDLSWFWKSWFYNNWPLDIALIDAKYADKDHTKGISITVANKEQMAMPFTVEVKLKDGTKQRTYFPVETWLQNRVITFTIPTTTAVESVTVDPDNALPDVNRKNNALNIK
- a CDS encoding Maf family protein produces the protein MNFPPIILASKSPRRQELLSLMGVEFRIVLKEVDESFPPGLTPEEVAVYIATKKAKAFDETVGDEIVLTADTIVCIDDMILGKPEDTDHAVEMLKLLSGRMHRVITGVCLLHKHTYHSFYDVSEVYFGKLTEEEIISYVTKCQPFDKAGSYGIQERIGLIGIERINGSYTNVVGLPTEKLYRELVKL
- a CDS encoding KdsC family phosphatase — translated: MESFLSKLKEITTLVFDVDGVLTDGSVFVTDDGLQSRAFNIKDGYALQLAVKCGYNVCSVSGSRSKSALHRLNSLGIRDVYMGIHTKVEKLKIYLEEKSISPENVLYMGDDIPDLEVMKYVGLPVCPADAVEEIKAVSRYVSPFAGGKGCARDVIEKVLKIQDKWMTEEAYSW
- the iscX gene encoding Fe-S cluster assembly protein IscX, coding for MTDEKFSLPIHWNDHEDIAIELYEKFGDDFGESKIYRIRFTDLLEWVLSLPNFAGTREESNEGHLEQIQSAWVYEWRDNQ
- a CDS encoding 2Fe-2S iron-sulfur cluster-binding protein, translating into MNIFKVKISFEEKGLEGVELPIAEGESVLDVCLENGIELQHNCGGVCGCSTCHVYVNKGMDNIQEISDKEEDFIDRAVNPRINSRLGCQCVVIDGDIEITLPDQNQFLGH
- a CDS encoding Rossmann-like and DUF2520 domain-containing protein, coding for MLNNNTMRITIIGSGNVATHLAAAFKNAGHYIVQVYSRDMHNAALLAYHVGAEAIDSLEQISNEADMFIIAVKDDAIKAVAAALIKHEKLIVHTSGATDMVVLEALTANAGVFYPLQTFSKTKEVDFLTVPLCIEGAGEPITKQLVELAQTVSNNVYRVNSSQRKVLHLSAVFACNFPNYLYGAAQQLLAEQGMDFEMLRPLILETAQKVQMHLPAEVQTGPAVRNDEITMASHLQMLANEPDLFAIYSLLSQQIIKNNNAGTQHG
- a CDS encoding alpha/beta fold hydrolase, which produces MKLLKLIFTTILFLLVVTAIYAVIMYKRGDMEKKELTDTDRKGTGGSYIKLKQGVTHYQIDGPDTGKAVILVHGFSVPYFIWDGTYEYLVKQGFRVLRYDQYGRGYSDRPDVVYGKDLYLDQLFELIRQLHLKGPVNLAGVSHGGKVVTSFTCKYPEMVNKVILIDPAYPSVPPSVPKLYTDYQEATHGDDRANGQLADFKYPGRHPDWVNKYKPQMQFKGFRNALVSTMYNYDYNGRAANTCLASAHKPVLLIWGKEDHTVPFNYSDSIRSVLNVDFFPVADAGHLPYLEQPAKVNAKIVEFLKKE
- a CDS encoding phytanoyl-CoA dioxygenase family protein, producing the protein MKDLFDHREDIALRGFAVIENLYSSDEITEIINLVNQADQSNLTFRKTKGLFAIRRFLKEIPRIKKLILNGNLQSLILEVFGNQYFIVKSIYFDKPEQSNWFVGWHQDLTISVDTKAELPGFDSWTVKIDQFAVQPPLSILQDNFTIRIHLDDTDENNGALKVIPASHLKGICRLDGLDWKNGTETTCNVNAGGVMVMRPLLFHASNRTISDKQRRIIHIEFSRQELPSEITWAEKEEKIK